Within the Micromonospora citrea genome, the region GTCGAGGGTCGGGGGCACCCGCACCACCGGGCAGCCCCGCCGCCGGAAGTGCTCCTCGAGCAGGGTGCTGATGGCGATGACGCCGGAGCAGCGCGGATAGTGGTGACGCAGGGCGAGCTTCGCCGACAGGTGCAGGGGGCCCAGCGCTCCGCCGGCCAGTTGCCGAGGGCTGTACCACTCGACCACGTCGACCACCAGCGGCACCCCGTGGCGCCGGCACCACCGGCGCAGGTGGACCATGTACGGCGTCCCGCCCCCGTAGACCACGACGTGCGAGGGTCGGGTCGGCTGCGCCGCCAGCCAGGCGACGGTCCGCGCCCCCCAGCGGAGGAGGACCTGGTTCGCCTTGGCGGCCGGGCTCGCCCCGGCGGGCGGCAGCTCGCCCACCCCGACGTGCGTTATCGTGCCCGGCGCAGCCGCGAAGTCGACGGGCCGAGGCTCGGTCGGGGTGTGTTCCCCGCCGACCACCACCACGTGTCGGCCGGTCAGGGCCAGCGACCGGGCGATCCCGTCGACCCGCCGGGAGCAGGCCTCGCCCCACGGGTAGCGGAACGGCCCCACGTACGCCACCCAGTCGGATGAATCAGTCACCGCGCCGTCCTTTCCGACACCGGGCCGGGTACGGCCACGGCGGAGACCTCCGTCAGGCGGGCGGCGAAGGCCCGGGCCACCTGACCCCTGCTGTGGTGGCGCCACGCCCATTCGTGCCCGGCACGGGCCAGTCGGCCGCGCAGGGCACCGTCGCGGCACAGCCGTTCGAGGGCCTGCCGCAGCTGTCTCTGGTCCTCGACGCCCACCCCCAGGGCGGCCCCGGCGGCATCGAGGTGCCGCATGGAGGCGAGCTCTCCCGGCCCGTACGCCAGGACGGGTCGCCCGGCGGCCAGGTACTGGGGGATCTTGGTGGAGAGCGAGAAACGGGTGTAGCGCCGCAGCTCCGGCCGGAAAGACTCCACATGCACCAGGACGTCCGCCTCGGCCAACGCGCGGGTGACCTCCGCGCCACCCAGGGACTCCCCGAGGTGGACCTGCGGGCAGTCAACGAACCGATCCCGGTAGCGGACCAGGTCCGCCTCGGGCGCGTGCACCGTCAACCGCGGTCGAGGCAGGTCCCCGGGCAGTTCGCCGAGGGCGAGGCCGACCTGACGCAGCACTGCCCACCGGTCGAGGTGCAGGCCCCCCACGTAGCTCAGGCGCAGCGCCCCGGTTTCCGCCCGACCGTCCACCGGGTCGACGAAGGCACTCTCGTCGACGCAGTTGGCGAACGCCGCGAACGGTCGGTCGTACCGCCGCTCGTACTCCCTGGCCATCTCGTCGCTGATGCACAGGCCGCTGACGCAGCGGCGCATGACCCGGTCCAGGTGGCGCCGGACCGAACGCTGGCCATAGCCGAGCAACTCACCGGAGGCGTAGAGGGTCGCCGGCCAGTCGTCCATGAAGTGGGGCACCAGCGGCGCGCCACTGCACTCGGCCAGCCGGTCTGCCAGCCGCATGATCCGGACGCTGCCCAGCATCGAGTAGACCACGTCGGGGCGGAACGCCCGGACCCACTCGACCAGCGGGCCGGCGATCCGCAGCGGGCTCAGGTCGGCCAGGGCCCGCAGTTCGGCGTGCAGCCGGGCCGACGAGGGTGCCCCCGCCGATACCGGTATCGCCCCGATCGCCGGATCGGCCCGCCCCCACGGCGAGCCGCCACGGCTCAGGAACCGCCGTCCGTAGTGGTCGACCGGGCTGCTACGCGGGTCGATCCGATGGAACCGGGAGCAGACCTCGGTGGAGGGTTCCGCGGCGGCGGTGTAGACCTGCGCGAGCCGGTCCCGCGGCCACCCCGCGAAGAGGTTGGCCAGGGTGATGCCGCTGCCCGTGGTGGCCCGGAAGGGCTCCGCCCCGACGACGAGGACGCGAGCCCGGCCCGGCTGCCCGTTCATGCCGTCACCCGCTGCCCGTGCGCCGCCGGTCGGGCTCGGGTCACCACCTGGCGGTAACCCAGTAGCGCCGCCGGGACGACCGTCACCAGCCCGACGGCCGCACCCAGCCACGGCACCGCGGCCGTCCCCAACGCTCCGGCGCCCCACCCCTTCAGCGGCACCGCCAGGGCGAGGTAGGCCGTCCAGCCGGCGAGCTGCGGGCGGACCACCCCGGCGGCGTTCTGCACCATGAACCAGGGTGAGGCCACCGCGAGCACCATCCACCAGGCACCGAGGCCGGCGAGCAGCCACCGGTCCGGTGCCTGCGCCATCCCCATCAGCGCGGCCAACGGCTCCCCACCGACGAGCGCCACCACGACGCTCGGCAACCCGACGGCTGCCACCGCGATGAGGGTCATCCGGCCGGTGAGGCGACGGACCCAGTCCACCCGTCCGTGGGCCAGCGCCTCACCGTACGCCGGCCACAACGCCGTGGTCATCATCGACATGAGCAGTCCCAACTGAGCGAACAAGCGGGCGGCCACGGCGAACACGGCCACCTCGGCCAGGCCGCGGGTCTGGGCGACGATCAGGGGGTCGGTGTTGGTCGCGACCGTCAGCACGGCCGTGAGCAGCAGGAACATCCCGCCCAGCTTGAGCAACACCCGGGCGGCGGATGCTTCCACGTACCGCGGTGACGGGGCCAGCTCCGGCATCCGCCGGATGTACAGCCACAGGCTGTTCACCAGGTTGCCCAGCAGCGGGCCGCTCACCGCGGCGGCCACCAGGGGCACCGGACCGGCGTCGAGGGCCACGGCGACCAGGGTCAGCGGGAGGCAGAGCAGGGACCCTGCCAGCTGCCACGAGTTGGCGCAGGCGACCTGCTGGACGCCGTACTGCACCCGAACGACCAGCGACATCGGCACGTTGAGGATGAAGACGGTCAGGCAGACCAGCGTCATGGTCCGGGCCGTCGGCACCAGCTCGGCGCTGGGCAGGTTGAACACGGCTACCCACGGGGTGACGAGCGCCCCGAGCCAGAGGGCGGCGCAGGCGGCACCCGCCGCGCCGGCCAGGGTCAGGTAGGCGGTGGAGACGTAGCGTCTGGCCTGCACGGCGTCGCCCCGGGCATGGGCGTCCGCCAGCTTGGTCATCAGCCCGTTACCCAGGCCGAGGTCGGCGAAGGCCGCCATCGCGGTGAGTGCCGTCACCGCCTGCCACAGGCCGAACAGCTCCACGCCCAGATACCGCTGGGTGAGCGGGAGCAGCAGCAGCGGCACGATGGCCCCGACCGCCCGGCTGCCCACCGTCGTCGCGATGCCGGCCACCAGCCTCCGGTCGCGGCCCCGGTCGGCCACCGCCGGGTCGGCCAGCGGGGCCCGGGCGTCGGCCGACTCCGTGACGGTGGGGTGCATCGTGGTCGGCCGCCCTAGACCGGACTCAGCGCGCGGGCAGCGGACTGCCACTCGACGGTCGCCACCAGGCCGGCGCGCAGCGAGTGCGGCCGGGCGGCGGGGAACAGCTCCCGCAGCCGGGTGCAGTCGGCCTGGGAGTCGCGGACGTCGCCGGGCCGCGGTGGGCCGTGCTCCACCTCGAGCCGCCAGCCGAGCACGCCCTCAAGCTCGGCGACCAGATCCCGCAGCGACGTACGGGTGCCGAACGCCAGGTTGACCACGTCGGACGCGCCGACGCGGCGCACCACGGCGTCGGTGATGACGTCGGTGACGTCGGCGACGTAGGTGAAGTCGCGGGTCTGCTGGCCGTCGCCGTGCAGCGTCAGGGGCCGGCCGTCGAGCGCGTCCGCGATGAACCTCGGCACCACGGCGGCGTAGGGGTGCTCGGGGTCCTGCCGCGGCCCGTACACGTTGAAGAAGCGGAACGGGAGCACCGCGAGGTCGAAGCAGGCAGCATAGGCGAGGGTGTAGGTCTCGGTGGCGAGCTTGGAGGCCGCGTACGGGCTCACCGGCATCGGCCGCAGCGCCTCGTGCCGGGGCATCCCCGGAACCGCCCCGTATACCGAGGAGGAGGAGGCCACCACCACGTGCCGCACGTCGTGGCGGCGCACCGCCTCCAGCACGCTCACCGTTCCCGTGGCGTTGGCGTGGTGGCTGCGCACCGGATCGTCGATCGACCCGGGCACCGAGCCGAGGGCACCGAGGTGCACGACGCTCGCGGCGCCCGGTAGCGCGTCGTCCAGCACGTCCGGGTCGCAGACCGAGCCGACGAGGACCCGGGCGGGTACGTCCCGCAAGTTGTCCAACGAACCGGTCGACAGGTCGTCGACCACCACGATCTCGCTGATCCGCGGCTGCTCAGCGAGCGCCCGTACCAGGTTCGAACCGATGAAACCGGCCCCCCCGCTGACCACAATCTTCAACTGTTCCCCCGATGTCGCATGTTGCTGCCTGTCGGCACCAACTAGGCGAATGACCCTTTTGCACCCTTCACGACAGTCAACGACAAGCAACACCCAAGGTCACGGTTCCGTATCAGGACGGGATGCCGTCGCACCGGCGATTCCCGCCACGTCGTCGGGGCGGTACCGGTCCACCGCCGCCCGCGCCCCGGCTAGTTGGGCGGGCGGTCATCAGGCGAACTGCTCCGCGTGCGCCTCGTACCAGCGCACCGTCTCTCGCAGGGCCTGGGCGCGCGGCACCGGCGTCACGTCGGGGAAGAGCGCGCGCAGCACCCCGTTGTCGGCGTCGGAGTGGCGGACATCGCCGGCGCGGGGCGGGCCGTGCACCACCTCGAGGCGGCGATCGAGCACCTCCTCCAGTTCCGCGATCAGTTCCAGCAGCGAGATCCGCGCGCCGAAGGCGAGATTCACCACGTCCGACGCGCAGACCCGGCGCAGGACCGCGTCGACGATGACGTCCGTGACGCTGCCGACGTAGGTGAAGTCGCGGGTCTGGGTGCCGTCGCCGTGCACCTGGAGCGGCCGGCCCGCCAGGGCCGCCGAGACGAACCTCGGCACCACGGCGGCGTACGCGTGGTTGGCGGCCTGGCGGGGCCCGTAGACGTTGAAGAAGCGGAACGGCAGCACGTCGATGCCGTAGCAGGAGGCGTAGGCGAGCGCGTATGCCTCGGTCGCGAGTTTCGAGACCGCGTACGGGCTCACCGGCATCGGCCGCAGGTCCTCCCGCCGGGGCAGGACGGGGTTGGCGCCGTAGACCGAGGACGAGGAGGCGACCACGACGTGGGGCACCCTGTGGCGCCGGACCACCTCCAGGACGCTCAGGGTACCGGTGGCGTTGGCGTGGTGGCTTCGCAGCGGGTCGTCGATGGAGCGGGGCACCGAGCCGAGGGCACCGAGGTGGACGACGCTGGCCGCCCCGCTCACCGCCTCGTCGAGCAGGTCGGGGTCGAGGACGGTCCCGGTGAACAGCCGCGCCGGCAGGTCGAGAAGGTTGTCCAGCGACCCGGTGGAGAGGTCGTCCACCACCACGATCTCACTGACCCGCGGCGCGTCGGCGAGGGCGCGTACCAGGTTGCAGCCGATGAAGCCGGCGCCACCGGTAACGACGATCTTCAAGGATCCTCCTCGTGGTTCCGCCCGACGCGCCACCTGCGCGTGGCACGGGGTACGAGCCGTCGGGCCGGTACCCGCTTCGACCAACGACCGGCGCACGGGCGCGTCACGCACGATGTGCGGAGCGTGACGAAGAGGCCCGTCGGTGCGCCTTCCGATACGCCCGTCGGGACGGCCGGGATGTGGTGAGCTGTAGGTATGGACCGGAGCCGGCTCGGGCTGGTGCTGCACCCCACCCGGGATGTCTCGGCCGTGGTCGACACGATCGTCGACTGGGCCGCCCGGCACCGGATCTCCCTGGCCGTACGCGCCGAGGACCGGCTCCGGGTGCCGGCCACGGTCGAGCCGCTGCCGGTGGGCGAGGTGGCCGTCCGGTCGGACGCGCTGATCGCCATCGGCGGGGACGGGACGATGCTCGGGGCGTTGCGCTCGGCCGTCCACGACCCGAAGCCGGTGCTCGGTGTGCACGTCGGCAAGCTCGGCTTCCTCGTCGAGGTGGAGCCGCCGGAGCTGCCGACAGCGCTGGACCGGCTGATCGCGCACGACTTCACGGTGGAGAGCCACAGCTGCCTGGCCTGCGACGTCTGTGGCGACGACGTCGTCGCGTTCAACGACGTGGCGCTGATCCGCCAGCCCGGCGCCGGCTTCGTCAGCGCCTCCCTCGCCGTCGACGGGCAGCAGTACGGGTACTACCGCTGCGACGCGCTGGTGGTCAGCACGCCCACCGGCTCGACCGCCTACAGCTACGCCGCCGGCGGCCCCCTGGTCTCGCCGGCCGCCCAGGCGGTCGTGGTTACCCCGTCCGCGCCGATGGCGGGCATCTCCCGGGCGGTGGTGCTCTCCCCCGACGAGACGATCCGCCTGGAACTGCGCGAGGGCTCCGGGCCGGTGGCGGTGGAGGTGGACGGCCTGGTCATCCGCGACGCCGCGAGGGAGGGCGTCGTGCAGGTGCGCTACCGACGCGACGCGGGCCTGGTCGTCCGCCTGGATCCGCGCCGCTACCAGGAACGCAACCAACTGAAGCTGAGCTTGCTGGACCTGCCGCTGCTGCCCGAGCAGCTCCGGGAACTGCTGCCGGAGGGCCTCCGCGAACGGCTCAACCGCCGCGACCTGCCCCCGCCCCGCTGACCGGCCCCGCGCGCCGGTCCCGGCCCGCCACCAGGCGCCGCTCGCTTGGTTCCCACCGCCAGACGCCCCTCGCCCGGCCCACCGCCAGGCCGATTCGAGCCCGCCACCAACGACACTGCCCGCCGAGTCACCGGCCCTCGCTTGCCCGGCGGGTCAACAGGTCGCGCCCGCCGGCTCGTCCGCCCGCCACGGCCGACTCGTCTTCGGCACCCTTTCGAGCTGATGTCGTAAGCGACTCACGCGTCTGTATCGGCCGTACGACACGGTTCGGGATCCGCACGGGTACCGAGAGGCCGCCGCCCCGGACCGTGGTCCGATGTCGCAAACGACTCAGCTCGAAAGGGGCCGGGGAAGGGTGCGCCCGCCGACGGCGTGCAAATTTCCGCAGCCGGCGGCCGGCAGACGGCGACAGCCGGCGGCGACAGGCGGCGGCCGGCGGCGACAGGCGGCGGCCAACGGCGACAGGCGGCGGCCAGCGGCGACAGGCGGCGGCCGGCGGCGACAGGCGGCGAGGCAGCCCTCAGAGGACGGACGGTGAGCGAACGGCGGGCGGGCGTGAGCCGAGGGTGGACGGGCAGGCCGAGGGGCGGACGAGCGGACCGAGGGGCAGACCGGCAGGCCGAGGGGCAGACCGGCAGGCCGAGGGGCAGACCGGCAGGCCGAGGGGCAGACCGGCAGGCCGAGGGGCAGACCGGCAGGCCGAGGGGCAGACCGGCAGGCCGAGGGTGGACGGGCGGACCAAGGGGCGGACGAGCGGGCGCGGACGGTTCTCAGGCGCGCTTGAGCACCTCCGACACCAGGTCCTTCGCCTCCTGCTGGATCCGGGCCAGGTGCTCGGGCCCCTGGAACGACTCGGCGTAGATCTTGTAGACGTCCTCCGTCCCGGACGGGCGGGCGGCGAACCAGCCGGACTCCGTGGTCACCTTGAGCCCGCCGATCGGCGCGTCGTTGCCCGGAGCGGTGGTGAGGGTCGCGGTGATCGGCTCGCCGGCCAGCTCGGTGGCGGTCACCTGTTCCGGCGAGAGCTTGCCGAGCACGGCCTTCTGCTCGCGGGTGGCCGGCGCGTCGATCCGGGCGTACGCGGGCGCGCCGAAGCGCTCGGCCAGTTCCGCCCAGTGCTCGCTGGGGGTACGGCCGGTGGTGGCGATGATCTCGGCGGCGAGGAGGCAGAGCAGGATGCCGTCCTTGTCGGTGGTCCAGGTGGCCCCGTCGCGGCGCAGGAAGGACGCGCCGGCGCTCTCCTCGCCGCCGAAGCCGACCGCGCCGTCGAGCAGCCCGGGGACGAACCACTTGAAGCCGACCGGCACCTCCAGCAGCGGGCGGCCCAGGTCGGCGGCGACGCGGTCGATCATCGATGACGAGACGAGGGTCTTGCCGACGGCGGCGGCCGGCCCCCACTGCGTCCGGGTGCGGAACAGGTGGGCGATCGCCACGGCGAGGTAGTGGTTGGGGTTCATCAGGCCGCCGTCGGGGGTGACGATGCCGTGCCGGTCGGCGTCGGCGTCGTTGCCGGTGGAGACCTGGTAGTCGGCGCGGGCCGCGATCAGCGAGGCCATCGCGTTCGGCGACGAGCAGTCCATCCGGATCCTGCCGTCGCCGTCGAGGGTCATGAACCGCC harbors:
- a CDS encoding glycosyltransferase family protein, translating into MNGQPGRARVLVVGAEPFRATTGSGITLANLFAGWPRDRLAQVYTAAAEPSTEVCSRFHRIDPRSSPVDHYGRRFLSRGGSPWGRADPAIGAIPVSAGAPSSARLHAELRALADLSPLRIAGPLVEWVRAFRPDVVYSMLGSVRIMRLADRLAECSGAPLVPHFMDDWPATLYASGELLGYGQRSVRRHLDRVMRRCVSGLCISDEMAREYERRYDRPFAAFANCVDESAFVDPVDGRAETGALRLSYVGGLHLDRWAVLRQVGLALGELPGDLPRPRLTVHAPEADLVRYRDRFVDCPQVHLGESLGGAEVTRALAEADVLVHVESFRPELRRYTRFSLSTKIPQYLAAGRPVLAYGPGELASMRHLDAAGAALGVGVEDQRQLRQALERLCRDGALRGRLARAGHEWAWRHHSRGQVARAFAARLTEVSAVAVPGPVSERTAR
- a CDS encoding oligosaccharide flippase family protein, whose translation is MHPTVTESADARAPLADPAVADRGRDRRLVAGIATTVGSRAVGAIVPLLLLPLTQRYLGVELFGLWQAVTALTAMAAFADLGLGNGLMTKLADAHARGDAVQARRYVSTAYLTLAGAAGAACAALWLGALVTPWVAVFNLPSAELVPTARTMTLVCLTVFILNVPMSLVVRVQYGVQQVACANSWQLAGSLLCLPLTLVAVALDAGPVPLVAAAVSGPLLGNLVNSLWLYIRRMPELAPSPRYVEASAARVLLKLGGMFLLLTAVLTVATNTDPLIVAQTRGLAEVAVFAVAARLFAQLGLLMSMMTTALWPAYGEALAHGRVDWVRRLTGRMTLIAVAAVGLPSVVVALVGGEPLAALMGMAQAPDRWLLAGLGAWWMVLAVASPWFMVQNAAGVVRPQLAGWTAYLALAVPLKGWGAGALGTAAVPWLGAAVGLVTVVPAALLGYRQVVTRARPAAHGQRVTA
- a CDS encoding NAD-dependent epimerase/dehydratase family protein — encoded protein: MVSGGAGFIGSNLVRALAEQPRISEIVVVDDLSTGSLDNLRDVPARVLVGSVCDPDVLDDALPGAASVVHLGALGSVPGSIDDPVRSHHANATGTVSVLEAVRRHDVRHVVVASSSSVYGAVPGMPRHEALRPMPVSPYAASKLATETYTLAYAACFDLAVLPFRFFNVYGPRQDPEHPYAAVVPRFIADALDGRPLTLHGDGQQTRDFTYVADVTDVITDAVVRRVGASDVVNLAFGTRTSLRDLVAELEGVLGWRLEVEHGPPRPGDVRDSQADCTRLRELFPAARPHSLRAGLVATVEWQSAARALSPV
- a CDS encoding NAD-dependent epimerase/dehydratase family protein, whose product is MKIVVTGGAGFIGCNLVRALADAPRVSEIVVVDDLSTGSLDNLLDLPARLFTGTVLDPDLLDEAVSGAASVVHLGALGSVPRSIDDPLRSHHANATGTLSVLEVVRRHRVPHVVVASSSSVYGANPVLPRREDLRPMPVSPYAVSKLATEAYALAYASCYGIDVLPFRFFNVYGPRQAANHAYAAVVPRFVSAALAGRPLQVHGDGTQTRDFTYVGSVTDVIVDAVLRRVCASDVVNLAFGARISLLELIAELEEVLDRRLEVVHGPPRAGDVRHSDADNGVLRALFPDVTPVPRAQALRETVRWYEAHAEQFA
- a CDS encoding NAD(+)/NADH kinase, with translation MDRSRLGLVLHPTRDVSAVVDTIVDWAARHRISLAVRAEDRLRVPATVEPLPVGEVAVRSDALIAIGGDGTMLGALRSAVHDPKPVLGVHVGKLGFLVEVEPPELPTALDRLIAHDFTVESHSCLACDVCGDDVVAFNDVALIRQPGAGFVSASLAVDGQQYGYYRCDALVVSTPTGSTAYSYAAGGPLVSPAAQAVVVTPSAPMAGISRAVVLSPDETIRLELREGSGPVAVEVDGLVIRDAAREGVVQVRYRRDAGLVVRLDPRRYQERNQLKLSLLDLPLLPEQLRELLPEGLRERLNRRDLPPPR
- the pgm gene encoding phosphoglucomutase (alpha-D-glucose-1,6-bisphosphate-dependent), with the protein product MSSHPRAGQPAQPADLVDVPRLVTAYYAEHPDPQDPAQQVSFGTSGHRGSSLRNAFNSDHILAVTQALCDYRRERGLDGPLFLGRDTHALSAPAAVDALEVLAANEVTVLLDSRDGYTPTPAVSHAILTHNRGRTSGLADGIVITPSHNPPDDGGFKYNPTHGGPADSDVTRWIQDRANAILADGLKAVRRIPHARARAADTTGAYDFLANYVDDLPAAIDIDAIRDAGVRIGADPLGGASVAYWGEIAERHRLDLTVVNPAVDPTWRFMTLDGDGRIRMDCSSPNAMASLIAARADYQVSTGNDADADRHGIVTPDGGLMNPNHYLAVAIAHLFRTRTQWGPAAAVGKTLVSSSMIDRVAADLGRPLLEVPVGFKWFVPGLLDGAVGFGGEESAGASFLRRDGATWTTDKDGILLCLLAAEIIATTGRTPSEHWAELAERFGAPAYARIDAPATREQKAVLGKLSPEQVTATELAGEPITATLTTAPGNDAPIGGLKVTTESGWFAARPSGTEDVYKIYAESFQGPEHLARIQQEAKDLVSEVLKRA